One Clupea harengus chromosome 3, Ch_v2.0.2, whole genome shotgun sequence DNA window includes the following coding sequences:
- the LOC105895609 gene encoding mucin-2-like isoform X2 yields MGSNNSHVAFESDGHEGVTFVKGIRLSDRVIGRMRESPSKTRPDPGQKAASSSPHAVPAPPQPRPIPTAERLAPVLPPSPHFVSTLMPPPLIEPVPIIEPLPSPSSQHSSEEVKTQPPKALNKQLSTPPTPPAEGQVTPTSTPPAEGQVTPTSPVIETVAPPPSLPESVASSSPTPLTEPIPLPAQATPTAEPVALSPSPPVGLLSLTTPPPAATPTPPPSAEPIPPPAQATPTVVPVEPVSLSPPPPAQATPTPPPSAEPIPPPAQATPTVVTAEPVALSPPPPVGLLSLTTPPPAQATVVPVEPVSLSPPPPAQATPTPPPSAEPIPPPAQATVVPVEPVSLSPPPPAQATPTPPPSAEPIPPPAQATVPAETVALSLPPPVATPTPPPSVECFESTATAEPEVNKQPFVEPTIISVAVEPVAIPTPPSVEPFNVSSPPTETVALSTPTPQEPVVMLQSSPDELLAVRPPLSIEPVVMLQSSPEKPLAVPPPLSIEPVVMLQSSPEEPLAVPTPLSIEPVAELTPPVLPLDTPVHPVELAAIPTLPVEAMAAPAHSEESAIPISHPVEPEVTPTCHFEPVAVSSSMETTGITTPTETMSLPVPPSDAISVSILPGETKDVPNFSPDVVETTPTLTPTEAVCTSRPVALPAPLPIVEEIEAIAIAMPSSVLASVPLLALEGHAGVSPNASAAAPPASELLALTSGLDSLPSPCEKPVDTHPIPSLLDTMSPPPPPPPPPPQTPVVNEDELRKQIKGELQRLLEQEMSQAQLRIQKQLEEEQLRARAVTQAAAQVQIQEQVKKVLDEEKAAHQRTLTDVIMRERMNTEDERLIAQYYAQKLEERGEDLQKQDALYREQINKLEQKSAQFYKVTGENFIKGKEDAHNRFKRFHIKPACSELQQQILKCYKDNQGQTLACSNIASLYIQCVDKAKAVRITRHAGHVVGIIEKQRRVLGGKQH; encoded by the exons ATGGGGAGTAATAACAGTCATGTCGCTTTTGAGTCAGACGGTCACGAAGGCGTTACGTTTGTGAAGGGCATTCGG CTTTCTGATAGAGTCATTGGCCGTATGAGGGAGTCACCCAGTAAGACCCGCCCAGACCCAGGCCAAAAAGCTGCCTCCTCTTCACCCCATGCTGTGCCTGCGCCTCCCCAACCCAGACCCATACCCACTGCTGAACGATTGGCCCCAGTTTTGCCTCCTTCTCCTCATTTTGTGAGCACTCTAATGCCACCTCCACTTATTGAGCCAGTGCCAATCATTGAACCACTGCCAAGCCCTTCCTCTCAACATTCCTCTGAGGAAGTTAAAACACAGCCCCCCAAAGCACTTAATAAGCAGCTGTCAACTCCTCCTACACCTCCTGCAGAAGGCCAAGTAACACCTACATCAACTCCTCCTGCAGAAGGCCAAGTAACACCTACATCACCAGTAATTGAAACTGTAGCCCCACCTCCTTCACTTCCAGAATCGGTTGCAAGTTCTTCACCCACACCTTTAACTGAACCCATACCCCTACCTGCTCAAGCAACACCTACAGCTGAACCTGTGGCCTTATCACCATCTCCACCAGTTGGACTTCTATCCTTAACTACACCTCCACCTGCTGCAacacccacccctcctccctcagctgAACCCATACCCCCACCTGCTCAAGCAACACCTACAGTTGTTCCTGTTGAACCTGTTTCCTTAtcaccacctccacctgctCAAGCAacacccacccctcctccctcagctgAACCCATACCCCCACCTGCTCAAGCAACACCTACAGTTGTAACTGCTGAACCTGTGGCCTTATCACCACCTCCACCTGTTGGACTTCTATCCTTAACTACACCCCCACCTGCTCAAGCAACAGTTGTTCCTGTTGAACCTGTTTCCTTAtcaccacctccacctgctCAAGCAacacccacccctcctccctcagcGGAACCCATACCCCCACCTGCTCAAGCAACAGTTGTTCCTGTTGAACCTGTTTCCTTAtcaccacctccacctgctCAAGCAacacccacccctcctccctcagcGGAACCCATACCCCCACCTGCTCAAGCAACAGTTCCTGCTGAAACTGTGGCCTTATCACTACCCCCACCTGTTGCAacacccacccctcctccctcagttGAGTGTTTTGAATCTACAGCTACAGCTGAGCCTGAAGTCAACAAACAGCCTTTTGTTGAACCTACCATTATATCTGTAGCTGTAGAACCTGTAGCTATACCTACCCCTCCTTCTGTTGAACCTTTCaatgtgtcctctcctcctacTGAAACTGTGGCCCTGTCTACACCCACACCACAAGAACCTGTAGTCATGCTACAGTCTTCACCTGATGAACTTTTAGCTGTACGTCCACCTCTCTCTATTGAACCCGTAGTCATGCTACAGTCTTCACCTGAAAAACCTTTAGCTGTaccaccacctctctctattGAACCCGTAGTCATGCTACAGTCTTCACCTGAGGAACCTTTAGCTGTACCTACACCTCTCTCTATTGAACCTGTTGCTGAACTCACACCCCCAGTGCTGCCCCTAGATACACCAGTACACCCTGTGGAACTGGCAGCCATACCAACACTTCCTGTTGAAGCTATGGCTGCACCTGCACATTCTGAAGAATCTGCTATACCTATATCTCACCCAGTTGAACCTGAAGTCACACCCACATGTCATTTTGAACCTGTAGCTGTGTCCTCATCCATGGAAACGACAGGCATAACTACACCTACAGAGACCATGTCTTTACCAGTGCCTCCCTCAGATGCTATTTCTGTGTCTATCCTTCCTGGTGAAACTAAAGATGTACCAAACTTTTCTCCTGATGTTGTTGAAACGACACCTACACTTACACCTACTGAAGCAGTATGCACATCCCGCCCAGTAGCCCTACCCGCACCTCTACCCATTGTAGAAGAAATTGAAGCCATTGCCATTGCCATGCCCTCTTCAGTGCTCGCCTCAGTCCCACTGCTTGCCCTGGAAGGACATGCCGGTGTTTCTCCAAACGCTTCAGCTGCAGCTCCCCCTGCCAGTGAGCTATTAGCCCTGACCTCAGGATTAGATAGCCTGCCCTCCCCGTGTGAGAAGCCTGTGGACACTCATCCGATCCCCTCCCTCCTTGATACCAtgagccctcctcctcctcctcctcctccacctcctcaaaCTCCTGTGG TCAATGAAGATGAACTGAGAAAACAAATCAAAGGTGAACTACAGAGACtactggagcaggagatgagCCAAGCACAATTAAGGATTCAAAAACA ACTGGAAGAAGAGCAGCTCAGAGCGCGGGCTGTGACCCAGGCTGCAGCGCAGGTCCAGATCCAGGAGCAGGTGAAGAAGGTTCTGGATGAAGAGAAAGCTGCCCACCAAAGGACTTTAACAGATGTCATCATGAGGGAGCGCATGAACACAGAGGATGAACGCCTCATTGCCCAGTATTAC GCTcagaagctggaggagagaggtgaagaccTGCAGAAACAAGATGCCCTCTACAGGGAGCAGATAAACAAACTGGAACAGAAG AGTGCGCAATTTTACAAGGTTACTGGTGAGAACTTCATCAAGGGGAAAGAGGATGCACACAATCGCTTCAA GCGCTTTCACATCAAACCTGCTTGTTCTGAGCTGCAACAACAGATTCTGAAGTGTTATAAGGACAACCAAGGCCAGACTTTAGCGTGTTCCAATATTGCCTCACTTTACATTCAGTGTGTGGACAAAGCCAAAGCAGTAAGAATCACAAGGCATGCTGGGCATGTGGTTGGCATTATTGA AAAACAAAGACGAGTATTGGGGGGTAAGCAGCATTAA
- the LOC105895609 gene encoding mucin-2-like isoform X1 codes for MGSNNSHVAFESDGHEGVTFVKGIRLSDRVIGRMRESPSKTRPDPGQKAASSSPHAVPAPPQPRPIPTAERLAPVLPPSPHFVSTLMPPPLIEPVPIIEPLPSPSSQHSSEEVKTQPPKALNKQLSTPPTPPAEGQVTPTSTPPAEGQVTPTSPVIETVAPPPSLPESVASSSPTPLTEPIPLPAQATPTAEPVALSPSPPVGLLSLTTPPPAATPTPPPSAEPIPPPAQATPTVVPVEPVSLSPPPPAQATPTPPPSAEPIPPPAQATPTVVTAEPVALSPPPPVGLLSLTTPPPAQATVVPVEPVSLSPPPPAQATPTPPPSAEPIPPPAQATVVPVEPVSLSPPPPAQATPTPPPSAEPIPPPAQATVPAETVALSLPPPVATPTPPPSVECFESTATAEPEVNKQPFVEPTIISVAVEPVAIPTPPSVEPFNVSSPPTETVALSTPTPQEPVVMLQSSPDELLAVRPPLSIEPVVMLQSSPEKPLAVPPPLSIEPVVMLQSSPEEPLAVPTPLSIEPVAELTPPVLPLDTPVHPVELAAIPTLPVEAMAAPAHSEESAIPISHPVEPEVTPTCHFEPVAVSSSMETTGITTPTETMSLPVPPSDAISVSILPGETKDVPNFSPDVVETTPTLTPTEAVCTSRPVALPAPLPIVEEIEAIAIAMPSSVLASVPLLALEGHAGVSPNASAAAPPASELLALTSGLDSLPSPCEKPVDTHPIPSLLDTMSPPPPPPPPPPQTPVVNEDELRKQIKGELQRLLEQEMSQAQLRIQKQLEEEQLRARAVTQAAAQVQIQEQVKKVLDEEKAAHQRTLTDVIMRERMNTEDERLIAQYYWLERKAQKLEERGEDLQKQDALYREQINKLEQKSAQFYKVTGENFIKGKEDAHNRFKRFHIKPACSELQQQILKCYKDNQGQTLACSNIASLYIQCVDKAKAVRITRHAGHVVGIIEKQRRVLGGKQH; via the exons ATGGGGAGTAATAACAGTCATGTCGCTTTTGAGTCAGACGGTCACGAAGGCGTTACGTTTGTGAAGGGCATTCGG CTTTCTGATAGAGTCATTGGCCGTATGAGGGAGTCACCCAGTAAGACCCGCCCAGACCCAGGCCAAAAAGCTGCCTCCTCTTCACCCCATGCTGTGCCTGCGCCTCCCCAACCCAGACCCATACCCACTGCTGAACGATTGGCCCCAGTTTTGCCTCCTTCTCCTCATTTTGTGAGCACTCTAATGCCACCTCCACTTATTGAGCCAGTGCCAATCATTGAACCACTGCCAAGCCCTTCCTCTCAACATTCCTCTGAGGAAGTTAAAACACAGCCCCCCAAAGCACTTAATAAGCAGCTGTCAACTCCTCCTACACCTCCTGCAGAAGGCCAAGTAACACCTACATCAACTCCTCCTGCAGAAGGCCAAGTAACACCTACATCACCAGTAATTGAAACTGTAGCCCCACCTCCTTCACTTCCAGAATCGGTTGCAAGTTCTTCACCCACACCTTTAACTGAACCCATACCCCTACCTGCTCAAGCAACACCTACAGCTGAACCTGTGGCCTTATCACCATCTCCACCAGTTGGACTTCTATCCTTAACTACACCTCCACCTGCTGCAacacccacccctcctccctcagctgAACCCATACCCCCACCTGCTCAAGCAACACCTACAGTTGTTCCTGTTGAACCTGTTTCCTTAtcaccacctccacctgctCAAGCAacacccacccctcctccctcagctgAACCCATACCCCCACCTGCTCAAGCAACACCTACAGTTGTAACTGCTGAACCTGTGGCCTTATCACCACCTCCACCTGTTGGACTTCTATCCTTAACTACACCCCCACCTGCTCAAGCAACAGTTGTTCCTGTTGAACCTGTTTCCTTAtcaccacctccacctgctCAAGCAacacccacccctcctccctcagcGGAACCCATACCCCCACCTGCTCAAGCAACAGTTGTTCCTGTTGAACCTGTTTCCTTAtcaccacctccacctgctCAAGCAacacccacccctcctccctcagcGGAACCCATACCCCCACCTGCTCAAGCAACAGTTCCTGCTGAAACTGTGGCCTTATCACTACCCCCACCTGTTGCAacacccacccctcctccctcagttGAGTGTTTTGAATCTACAGCTACAGCTGAGCCTGAAGTCAACAAACAGCCTTTTGTTGAACCTACCATTATATCTGTAGCTGTAGAACCTGTAGCTATACCTACCCCTCCTTCTGTTGAACCTTTCaatgtgtcctctcctcctacTGAAACTGTGGCCCTGTCTACACCCACACCACAAGAACCTGTAGTCATGCTACAGTCTTCACCTGATGAACTTTTAGCTGTACGTCCACCTCTCTCTATTGAACCCGTAGTCATGCTACAGTCTTCACCTGAAAAACCTTTAGCTGTaccaccacctctctctattGAACCCGTAGTCATGCTACAGTCTTCACCTGAGGAACCTTTAGCTGTACCTACACCTCTCTCTATTGAACCTGTTGCTGAACTCACACCCCCAGTGCTGCCCCTAGATACACCAGTACACCCTGTGGAACTGGCAGCCATACCAACACTTCCTGTTGAAGCTATGGCTGCACCTGCACATTCTGAAGAATCTGCTATACCTATATCTCACCCAGTTGAACCTGAAGTCACACCCACATGTCATTTTGAACCTGTAGCTGTGTCCTCATCCATGGAAACGACAGGCATAACTACACCTACAGAGACCATGTCTTTACCAGTGCCTCCCTCAGATGCTATTTCTGTGTCTATCCTTCCTGGTGAAACTAAAGATGTACCAAACTTTTCTCCTGATGTTGTTGAAACGACACCTACACTTACACCTACTGAAGCAGTATGCACATCCCGCCCAGTAGCCCTACCCGCACCTCTACCCATTGTAGAAGAAATTGAAGCCATTGCCATTGCCATGCCCTCTTCAGTGCTCGCCTCAGTCCCACTGCTTGCCCTGGAAGGACATGCCGGTGTTTCTCCAAACGCTTCAGCTGCAGCTCCCCCTGCCAGTGAGCTATTAGCCCTGACCTCAGGATTAGATAGCCTGCCCTCCCCGTGTGAGAAGCCTGTGGACACTCATCCGATCCCCTCCCTCCTTGATACCAtgagccctcctcctcctcctcctcctccacctcctcaaaCTCCTGTGG TCAATGAAGATGAACTGAGAAAACAAATCAAAGGTGAACTACAGAGACtactggagcaggagatgagCCAAGCACAATTAAGGATTCAAAAACA ACTGGAAGAAGAGCAGCTCAGAGCGCGGGCTGTGACCCAGGCTGCAGCGCAGGTCCAGATCCAGGAGCAGGTGAAGAAGGTTCTGGATGAAGAGAAAGCTGCCCACCAAAGGACTTTAACAGATGTCATCATGAGGGAGCGCATGAACACAGAGGATGAACGCCTCATTGCCCAGTATTAC TGGTTGGAGCGGAAg GCTcagaagctggaggagagaggtgaagaccTGCAGAAACAAGATGCCCTCTACAGGGAGCAGATAAACAAACTGGAACAGAAG AGTGCGCAATTTTACAAGGTTACTGGTGAGAACTTCATCAAGGGGAAAGAGGATGCACACAATCGCTTCAA GCGCTTTCACATCAAACCTGCTTGTTCTGAGCTGCAACAACAGATTCTGAAGTGTTATAAGGACAACCAAGGCCAGACTTTAGCGTGTTCCAATATTGCCTCACTTTACATTCAGTGTGTGGACAAAGCCAAAGCAGTAAGAATCACAAGGCATGCTGGGCATGTGGTTGGCATTATTGA AAAACAAAGACGAGTATTGGGGGGTAAGCAGCATTAA
- the LOC105895609 gene encoding mucin-2-like isoform X3, with translation MGSNNSHVAFESDGHEGVTFVKGIRLSDRVIGRMRESPSKTRPDPGQKAASSSPHAVPAPPQPRPIPTAERLAPVLPPSPHFVSTLMPPPLIEPVPIIEPLPSPSSQHSSEEVKTQPPKALNKQLSTPPTPPAEGQVTPTSTPPAEGQVTPTSPVIETVAPPPSLPESVASSSPTPLTEPIPLPAQATPTAEPVALSPSPPVGLLSLTTPPPAATPTPPPSAEPIPPPAQATPTVVPVEPVSLSPPPPAQATPTPPPSAEPIPPPAQATPTVVTAEPVALSPPPPVGLLSLTTPPPAQATVVPVEPVSLSPPPPAQATPTPPPSAEPIPPPAQATVVPVEPVSLSPPPPAQATPTPPPSAEPIPPPAQATVPAETVALSLPPPVATPTPPPSVECFESTATAEPEVNKQPFVEPTIISVAVEPVAIPTPPSVEPFNVSSPPTETVALSTPTPQEPVVMLQSSPDELLAVRPPLSIEPVVMLQSSPEKPLAVPPPLSIEPVVMLQSSPEEPLAVPTPLSIEPVAELTPPVLPLDTPVHPVELAAIPTLPVEAMAAPAHSEESAIPISHPVEPEVTPTCHFEPVAVSSSMETTGITTPTETMSLPVPPSDAISVSILPGETKDVPNFSPDVVETTPTLTPTEAVCTSRPVALPAPLPIVEEIEAIAIAMPSSVLASVPLLALEGHAGVSPNASAAAPPASELLALTSGLDSLPSPCEKPVDTHPIPSLLDTMSPPPPPPPPPPQTPVVNEDELRKQIKGELQRLLEQEMSQAQLRIQKQLEEEQLRARAVTQAAAQVQIQEQVKKVLDEEKAAHQRTLTDVIMRERMNTEDERLIAQYYWLERKAQKLEERGEDLQKQDALYREQINKLEQKSAQFYKVTGENFIKGKEDAHNRFKRFHIKPACSELQQQILKCYKDNQGQTLACSNIASLYIQCVDKAKAKTKTSIGG, from the exons ATGGGGAGTAATAACAGTCATGTCGCTTTTGAGTCAGACGGTCACGAAGGCGTTACGTTTGTGAAGGGCATTCGG CTTTCTGATAGAGTCATTGGCCGTATGAGGGAGTCACCCAGTAAGACCCGCCCAGACCCAGGCCAAAAAGCTGCCTCCTCTTCACCCCATGCTGTGCCTGCGCCTCCCCAACCCAGACCCATACCCACTGCTGAACGATTGGCCCCAGTTTTGCCTCCTTCTCCTCATTTTGTGAGCACTCTAATGCCACCTCCACTTATTGAGCCAGTGCCAATCATTGAACCACTGCCAAGCCCTTCCTCTCAACATTCCTCTGAGGAAGTTAAAACACAGCCCCCCAAAGCACTTAATAAGCAGCTGTCAACTCCTCCTACACCTCCTGCAGAAGGCCAAGTAACACCTACATCAACTCCTCCTGCAGAAGGCCAAGTAACACCTACATCACCAGTAATTGAAACTGTAGCCCCACCTCCTTCACTTCCAGAATCGGTTGCAAGTTCTTCACCCACACCTTTAACTGAACCCATACCCCTACCTGCTCAAGCAACACCTACAGCTGAACCTGTGGCCTTATCACCATCTCCACCAGTTGGACTTCTATCCTTAACTACACCTCCACCTGCTGCAacacccacccctcctccctcagctgAACCCATACCCCCACCTGCTCAAGCAACACCTACAGTTGTTCCTGTTGAACCTGTTTCCTTAtcaccacctccacctgctCAAGCAacacccacccctcctccctcagctgAACCCATACCCCCACCTGCTCAAGCAACACCTACAGTTGTAACTGCTGAACCTGTGGCCTTATCACCACCTCCACCTGTTGGACTTCTATCCTTAACTACACCCCCACCTGCTCAAGCAACAGTTGTTCCTGTTGAACCTGTTTCCTTAtcaccacctccacctgctCAAGCAacacccacccctcctccctcagcGGAACCCATACCCCCACCTGCTCAAGCAACAGTTGTTCCTGTTGAACCTGTTTCCTTAtcaccacctccacctgctCAAGCAacacccacccctcctccctcagcGGAACCCATACCCCCACCTGCTCAAGCAACAGTTCCTGCTGAAACTGTGGCCTTATCACTACCCCCACCTGTTGCAacacccacccctcctccctcagttGAGTGTTTTGAATCTACAGCTACAGCTGAGCCTGAAGTCAACAAACAGCCTTTTGTTGAACCTACCATTATATCTGTAGCTGTAGAACCTGTAGCTATACCTACCCCTCCTTCTGTTGAACCTTTCaatgtgtcctctcctcctacTGAAACTGTGGCCCTGTCTACACCCACACCACAAGAACCTGTAGTCATGCTACAGTCTTCACCTGATGAACTTTTAGCTGTACGTCCACCTCTCTCTATTGAACCCGTAGTCATGCTACAGTCTTCACCTGAAAAACCTTTAGCTGTaccaccacctctctctattGAACCCGTAGTCATGCTACAGTCTTCACCTGAGGAACCTTTAGCTGTACCTACACCTCTCTCTATTGAACCTGTTGCTGAACTCACACCCCCAGTGCTGCCCCTAGATACACCAGTACACCCTGTGGAACTGGCAGCCATACCAACACTTCCTGTTGAAGCTATGGCTGCACCTGCACATTCTGAAGAATCTGCTATACCTATATCTCACCCAGTTGAACCTGAAGTCACACCCACATGTCATTTTGAACCTGTAGCTGTGTCCTCATCCATGGAAACGACAGGCATAACTACACCTACAGAGACCATGTCTTTACCAGTGCCTCCCTCAGATGCTATTTCTGTGTCTATCCTTCCTGGTGAAACTAAAGATGTACCAAACTTTTCTCCTGATGTTGTTGAAACGACACCTACACTTACACCTACTGAAGCAGTATGCACATCCCGCCCAGTAGCCCTACCCGCACCTCTACCCATTGTAGAAGAAATTGAAGCCATTGCCATTGCCATGCCCTCTTCAGTGCTCGCCTCAGTCCCACTGCTTGCCCTGGAAGGACATGCCGGTGTTTCTCCAAACGCTTCAGCTGCAGCTCCCCCTGCCAGTGAGCTATTAGCCCTGACCTCAGGATTAGATAGCCTGCCCTCCCCGTGTGAGAAGCCTGTGGACACTCATCCGATCCCCTCCCTCCTTGATACCAtgagccctcctcctcctcctcctcctccacctcctcaaaCTCCTGTGG TCAATGAAGATGAACTGAGAAAACAAATCAAAGGTGAACTACAGAGACtactggagcaggagatgagCCAAGCACAATTAAGGATTCAAAAACA ACTGGAAGAAGAGCAGCTCAGAGCGCGGGCTGTGACCCAGGCTGCAGCGCAGGTCCAGATCCAGGAGCAGGTGAAGAAGGTTCTGGATGAAGAGAAAGCTGCCCACCAAAGGACTTTAACAGATGTCATCATGAGGGAGCGCATGAACACAGAGGATGAACGCCTCATTGCCCAGTATTAC TGGTTGGAGCGGAAg GCTcagaagctggaggagagaggtgaagaccTGCAGAAACAAGATGCCCTCTACAGGGAGCAGATAAACAAACTGGAACAGAAG AGTGCGCAATTTTACAAGGTTACTGGTGAGAACTTCATCAAGGGGAAAGAGGATGCACACAATCGCTTCAA GCGCTTTCACATCAAACCTGCTTGTTCTGAGCTGCAACAACAGATTCTGAAGTGTTATAAGGACAACCAAGGCCAGACTTTAGCGTGTTCCAATATTGCCTCACTTTACATTCAGTGTGTGGACAAAGCCAAAGCA AAAACAAAGACGAGTATTGGGGGGTAA
- the slc35b4 gene encoding UDP-xylose and UDP-N-acetylglucosamine transporter: MINMNSAFAILLVFVGCCSNVVFLELLVRDFPGCGNIVTFAQFAFIALEGFIFETNFGRKKPAIPIRNYVIMVTMFFTVSVINNYALNFNIAMPLHMIFRSGSLIANMILGIIILKKRYTASKYISIALVSVGIFICTIMSAKQVNIATGTTEDESTYAFMRWLLGIAMLTFALVMSARMGIFQETLYKEYGKHSKEALFYNHCLPLPGFLLLSTDIYNHCLLFNQSAPVDVPVIEQAVPVMWLYLLMNVITQYVCIRGVFILTTECASLTVTLVVTLRKFLSLIISILYFQNPFTAWHWVGTAVVFLGTLIYTEVWTSVRTALRSDKPPKKAD; encoded by the exons ATGATAAACATGAATTCAGCATTTGCAATCCTTTTGGTTTTCGTTGGGTGCTGCAGTAACGTCGTATTTTTGGAACTTTTAGTAAG AGACTTCCcaggatgtggaaacattgtcaCTTTCGCTCAGTTTGCATTCATTGCCTTAGAAGGGTTCATCTTTGAAACGAATTTTGGAAGAAAGAAACCTGCAATCCCTATCAG AAATTATGTTATTATGGTGACCATGTTCTTCACCGTCAGCGTCATTAACAATTACGCCCTCAACTTCAACATTGCCATGCCCCTTCACATGATTTTCAGATCT GGTTCTTTGATAGCCAACATGATTCTTGGAATCATAATTCTGAAAAAAAG ATATACAGCAAGTAAATACATTTCAATTGCTTTGGTGTCTGTGGGAATCTTTATCTGTACCATCATGTCTGCTAAACAAGTG AATATAGCGACAGGCACTACAGAGGATGAAAGCACATATGCTTTTATGCGCTGGCTTTTGG GCATTGCTATGTTGACCTTTGCCTTGGTCATGTCTGCTCGGATGGGGATTTTCCAGGAGACACTGTATAAGGAGTATGGAAAGCACTCCAAAGAGGCCCTTTTCTATAAT CATTGCCTTCCATTACCAGGATTCTTGCTCTTATCTACAGACATCTACAACCACTGTCTACTCTTCAATCAAAGTG CTCCTGTGGACGTCCCCGTGATTGAACAAGCTGTTCCAGTGATGTGGTTGTATCTGCTGATGAATGTCATAACTCA ATATGTGTGCATTCGGGGAGTGTTCATCCTGACCACAGAGTGTGCCTCACTCACAGTTACGCTGGTGGTAACGCTACGGAAGTTCCTCAGTCTCATCATCTCCATCTTGTACTTCCAGAACCCCTTCACTGCCTGGCACTGGGTGGGCACAGCAGTGGTATTTCTGGGTACACTTATCTACACAGAGGTCTGGACAAGTGTCCGGACTGCCCTCAGAAGCGACAAACCACCAAAGAAGGCAGACTAA
- the golt1bb gene encoding golgi transport 1Bb yields MISLTDSQKIGMGLTGFGVFFLFFGMILFFDKALLAIGNILFVTGLSFVIGLERTFRFFFQRHKAKATSFFLGGVFIVLIGWPIVGVVLETYGFFLLFRGFFPVAVGFIRRIPILGSLLNLPGISGLVDKVGESNTMV; encoded by the exons ATGATTTCGCTGACGGATTCTCAGA AGATTGGAATGGGTCTAACAGGATTCGGCgtgtttttcctcttctttggAATGATCCTGTTCTTCGATAAAGCCCTCCTTGCCATAGGAAAT aTATTATTTGTTACAGGGTTATCATTTGTCATCGGCTTGGAACGCACCTTCAGATTCTTCTTCCAAAGGCATAAAGCAAAAGCCACCAGTTTCTTCCTGGGGGGTGTATTTATTGTATTGATCGGTTGGCCCATTGTTGGTGTGGTCCTCGAGACTTATGGCTTCTTTTTGTTATTCAG AGGGTTCTTTCCAGTGGCTGTTGGTTTTATTAGGAGGATACCCATTCTGGGGTCTCTGCTAAATCTCCCAGGTATCAGTGGG TTGGTTGATAAAGTTGGCGAGAGCAACACCATGGTATAA